A DNA window from Haloactinospora alba contains the following coding sequences:
- a CDS encoding putative PEP-binding protein, giving the protein MPVETAERVPAPGQRLRGVPVSPGRALGPAVRVADPPAEPGPAPAPEDPGAEAARIRPAAEAVSRALRERPAATGETRAILDTTAAMASDPALLAEAEKAVTERGLPAGRAVHEAAGYFASTLAASGDYLAQRARDIRDVRDRIIAELAGEAAPGVPEITGPSVLVARDLAPADTADLDPSLVLALVTEEGGPTSHTAILARSLGIPAVVAAPGAAGADVAGASVDGETGEVELLDHAPPAAPAARPRPDHQVAAGATADGHPVALLANVGSAADARSAADLGMAGCGLLRTEFCFLEAATEPDEDTQRAAYREILAPLEGKPVVVRTLDAGADKPLPFLDMTGEPNPALGVRGLRLAADRPGLVERQLAAIAGAAADTGAEVAVMAPMVATPEEAAWFAERARAAGHPRAGVMVETPAAVMSGPDLLEAVDFLSVGTNDLAQYMFAADRLSGSLARLNDPWQPALLRAVAELARAGRDHDSYVGVCGEAAADPLLAGVLAGLGVTGLSMAVSAAPAVSHALAQHTHDDHERAARDALSATGPDAARRRARAALTPSATQE; this is encoded by the coding sequence ATGCCCGTGGAAACAGCAGAACGGGTCCCCGCACCGGGACAGCGCCTGCGCGGTGTCCCGGTGAGCCCGGGCCGCGCCTTGGGACCGGCCGTCCGGGTAGCCGACCCTCCGGCCGAACCGGGCCCCGCTCCAGCGCCGGAGGACCCCGGTGCCGAGGCGGCACGCATCCGCCCAGCGGCCGAGGCCGTCTCCCGCGCGCTGCGGGAACGGCCGGCGGCCACAGGGGAGACGCGCGCGATCCTGGACACCACGGCGGCCATGGCCAGCGATCCCGCGCTACTGGCGGAGGCGGAGAAGGCCGTCACCGAACGCGGGCTGCCGGCCGGACGGGCGGTGCACGAGGCGGCCGGGTACTTCGCCTCGACACTGGCCGCGAGCGGCGACTACCTCGCCCAGCGCGCCCGGGACATCCGCGACGTCCGCGACCGGATCATCGCCGAGCTCGCCGGGGAGGCCGCTCCGGGAGTACCGGAGATCACCGGTCCCAGCGTGCTCGTGGCCCGGGACCTGGCTCCGGCCGACACCGCTGACCTGGACCCCTCCCTGGTACTGGCACTGGTGACGGAAGAGGGCGGCCCGACCAGCCACACCGCGATCCTGGCCCGGTCGCTGGGGATACCCGCGGTCGTCGCCGCACCCGGTGCCGCCGGTGCCGACGTCGCGGGTGCCAGCGTGGACGGCGAGACGGGAGAGGTGGAACTGTTGGACCACGCCCCTCCGGCCGCCCCAGCGGCCCGGCCCCGTCCCGACCACCAGGTCGCTGCGGGCGCAACGGCCGACGGCCACCCGGTCGCCCTCCTGGCCAACGTCGGCTCCGCGGCCGACGCCCGTTCCGCTGCCGATCTCGGGATGGCGGGCTGCGGGCTTCTCCGTACCGAGTTCTGCTTCCTGGAGGCCGCGACCGAACCCGACGAGGACACGCAACGGGCCGCCTACCGGGAGATCCTGGCTCCGCTGGAGGGAAAGCCGGTCGTCGTCCGCACCCTGGACGCCGGTGCCGACAAACCCTTGCCCTTCCTCGACATGACCGGCGAGCCGAACCCCGCCCTGGGGGTGCGCGGCCTGCGTCTCGCCGCGGACCGCCCCGGGCTGGTGGAGCGCCAGTTGGCGGCGATCGCCGGCGCGGCGGCGGACACCGGAGCGGAGGTCGCCGTGATGGCTCCCATGGTGGCCACACCCGAGGAGGCCGCCTGGTTCGCCGAACGCGCCCGCGCCGCCGGCCACCCGCGAGCCGGGGTCATGGTGGAGACGCCGGCGGCGGTGATGTCGGGGCCCGACCTGCTCGAGGCGGTGGACTTCCTGAGCGTCGGAACCAACGACCTCGCGCAGTACATGTTCGCGGCGGACCGGTTGTCCGGTTCCCTGGCGAGACTGAACGACCCGTGGCAGCCCGCGTTGCTGCGGGCCGTCGCCGAACTCGCCCGCGCCGGCCGGGACCACGACAGTTACGTGGGTGTCTGCGGGGAGGCCGCGGCCGACCCCCTGCTCGCGGGGGTTCTCGCGGGGTTGGGCGTGACCGGGCTGTCCATGGCGGTGTCCGCGGCCCCCGCCGTATCCCACGCCCTGGCGCAGCACACGCACGACGACCACGAGCGGGCCGCCCGCGACGCGCTCAGCGCTACCGGTCCGGACGCCGCGCGGCGCCGTGCCCGCGCCGCCCTCACCCCGTCCGCGACACAGGAGTGA
- a CDS encoding aldo/keto reductase, with translation MHHRTLGDTGPRVSALGLGLMGMSDFYGSADESESLATIDAAIGSGVTLLDTGDFYGSGHNELLLGRALRGHDREQLRISVKFGALRDPAGGFVGVDGRPESVKNFLAQSLRRLGTDYVDVYRPARLDPSVPIEDTVGAIAEMVEAGYVRHVGLSEVGPETIRRAAAVHPIADLQIEYSLLSRGIEEEILPACRELGIGTTAYGVLSRGLLSGDWSRERAAWTQDARSHIPRFAGENLEHNLALVEALRGVADAKGARVSQVAIGWALSRGADIVPLVGARRRDRLTEALRALDVELTPRDLAEIERAVPSGAAAGERYDVAQMALLDSERAAGRDE, from the coding sequence ATGCACCACCGCACATTGGGGGATACCGGCCCCCGGGTTTCCGCCCTCGGCCTCGGCCTGATGGGCATGTCCGACTTCTACGGCTCCGCGGACGAGTCCGAGAGCCTCGCCACGATCGACGCCGCCATCGGCAGCGGTGTCACCCTCCTGGACACGGGGGACTTCTACGGGAGTGGCCACAACGAACTACTGCTGGGCAGGGCTCTGCGCGGACACGACCGGGAGCAGCTGCGGATCAGTGTCAAGTTCGGAGCGCTGCGCGACCCCGCCGGTGGTTTCGTCGGTGTCGACGGCCGCCCGGAATCGGTGAAGAACTTCCTCGCCCAGAGCCTGCGCCGCCTGGGGACCGACTACGTCGACGTCTACCGGCCCGCCCGCCTGGATCCGTCCGTTCCCATCGAGGACACCGTGGGTGCCATCGCGGAGATGGTCGAAGCCGGTTACGTCCGCCACGTCGGGCTGTCCGAGGTGGGGCCCGAGACGATCCGCCGCGCGGCCGCGGTACACCCGATCGCCGACCTGCAGATCGAGTACTCGCTGCTCTCGCGCGGGATCGAGGAGGAGATCCTGCCGGCCTGCCGGGAACTCGGCATCGGGACCACCGCCTACGGCGTCCTCTCCCGGGGGCTGCTGTCCGGGGACTGGAGCAGGGAACGCGCGGCCTGGACCCAGGACGCCCGCAGCCACATCCCCCGTTTCGCCGGCGAGAACCTGGAGCACAACCTCGCCCTGGTGGAGGCGCTGCGCGGTGTCGCCGACGCCAAGGGCGCTCGTGTCTCCCAGGTCGCCATCGGGTGGGCGCTGTCCCGCGGTGCGGACATCGTCCCGCTTGTCGGGGCGCGCCGCCGCGACCGGCTGACCGAGGCGTTGCGGGCGCTGGACGTGGAGCTGACACCGCGGGACCTCGCGGAGATCGAACGGGCCGTTCCCAGCGGGGCCGCGGCGGGCGAGCGTTACGACGTCGCCCAGATGGCTCTCCTCGACAGCGAACGCGCTGCGGGTCGGGATGAGTAA
- a CDS encoding TetR family transcriptional regulator: MSNAPLTPQRILEAAEETLRRFGPDKTTVVDVARALGVSHGSVYRHFPTKAALRDAVAQRWLEGVCAPLRPIVEDEREEAAPRLRRWLECLSTTKRRMAREDPELFTTYHKLALESRGVVDEHLETLARMVTRIVADGRARGEFAVREPEAAARAVLSATSRFHDPVHVSAWEEPGIDAEFEEVWALLLHGLATRSAPTTSGE; the protein is encoded by the coding sequence ATGAGTAACGCGCCGCTGACCCCGCAACGGATCCTCGAGGCGGCGGAGGAAACCCTGCGCCGTTTCGGCCCGGACAAGACGACCGTCGTGGACGTCGCCCGGGCGCTGGGGGTGAGCCACGGCAGCGTCTACCGCCACTTCCCGACCAAGGCCGCGCTGCGCGACGCCGTGGCGCAGCGCTGGTTGGAGGGTGTCTGCGCGCCCCTGCGCCCCATCGTCGAGGACGAACGGGAGGAGGCCGCCCCGCGACTGCGGCGGTGGCTGGAGTGCCTCAGCACGACGAAACGCCGGATGGCCCGGGAGGACCCGGAACTGTTCACCACGTACCACAAGCTGGCTCTGGAGTCGCGCGGGGTGGTGGACGAGCACCTCGAAACGCTGGCCCGGATGGTCACCCGGATCGTCGCCGACGGCAGGGCCCGCGGGGAGTTCGCGGTGCGGGAGCCCGAGGCGGCCGCCCGGGCGGTGCTGTCGGCCACCAGCCGGTTCCACGACCCGGTGCACGTGTCTGCCTGGGAGGAGCCCGGCATCGACGCCGAGTTCGAGGAGGTCTGGGCCCTGCTGCTGCACGGGCTCGCCACCCGGTCGGCACCCACCACCTCAGGGGAGTGA
- a CDS encoding low temperature requirement protein A — protein MDRANPLAHPLYRPMRARDPDARRGQTPLELLFDLAFSTASGFAAVQLTRSLTTGGWGQAVLGFAMVFFAIWWAWLNFSWHASAYDTDDGVTWTVTTLQILGACVLAAGVPAALTERDFAVITFGYAVMRLPLAAQWCRAAVGDPSRRVTCLRYAVGLLVLQVVWLTRLALPEQWLSPAFLVLVAAELAVPFWAQRRGRIPTNPAHMAGRYGRFTLTVAAQVVAAAIHAVQLGVADGPPRASLVAVAVLAVTTVIPLLWLYHALPHAELASGPHRRLWEYGHYLVVGAVGAVGAGARFLAETVSSPETAVRPSDASPLVAAAAVVVFSLWLVCVLPAGRGVPGWARGRYPLCALLLALTPVVLPGPLWAAATAVVLLLVLGAFEGLTTRTATGTS, from the coding sequence ATGGACCGCGCGAATCCGCTGGCGCATCCGCTCTACCGCCCGATGCGGGCCCGCGACCCGGACGCGAGGCGCGGCCAGACACCGCTGGAGCTGCTGTTCGACCTGGCGTTCTCCACCGCCTCCGGGTTCGCCGCCGTGCAGTTGACCCGCAGCCTCACCACCGGCGGGTGGGGGCAGGCGGTGCTGGGGTTCGCGATGGTGTTCTTCGCGATCTGGTGGGCCTGGCTGAACTTCAGTTGGCACGCCTCGGCCTACGACACCGACGACGGTGTGACGTGGACGGTCACCACGCTTCAGATCCTGGGGGCGTGCGTGCTGGCGGCCGGAGTCCCCGCGGCCCTCACCGAACGGGACTTCGCCGTGATCACGTTCGGCTACGCGGTGATGCGGCTGCCTCTGGCGGCGCAGTGGTGCCGGGCCGCGGTCGGTGACCCGTCGCGGCGGGTGACGTGCCTGCGTTACGCCGTCGGCCTTCTGGTGCTCCAGGTGGTGTGGCTGACGCGGTTGGCGCTACCGGAACAGTGGCTCTCACCCGCGTTCCTCGTGCTCGTTGCGGCGGAACTCGCCGTGCCCTTCTGGGCCCAGCGCCGCGGTCGGATCCCCACCAACCCCGCCCACATGGCGGGACGGTACGGACGTTTCACTCTCACGGTCGCCGCGCAGGTCGTCGCCGCCGCCATCCACGCCGTCCAGTTGGGCGTCGCCGACGGGCCGCCACGCGCCTCTCTCGTTGCTGTGGCGGTCCTCGCCGTGACCACTGTCATCCCCCTTCTGTGGCTCTACCACGCCCTGCCGCACGCGGAGCTGGCCAGCGGCCCCCACCGGCGGCTCTGGGAGTACGGGCACTACCTGGTCGTGGGCGCCGTCGGCGCCGTGGGGGCCGGGGCCCGTTTCCTGGCTGAGACCGTTTCCTCGCCCGAGACGGCCGTGCGTCCGTCCGACGCCTCCCCGCTGGTGGCCGCGGCCGCCGTGGTCGTGTTCTCCCTCTGGCTCGTCTGCGTGCTTCCCGCCGGCCGAGGGGTCCCGGGGTGGGCGCGAGGCCGCTACCCGCTCTGCGCGCTGCTGCTCGCCCTCACACCGGTGGTCCTGCCGGGCCCCCTGTGGGCGGCCGCCACCGCCGTCGTGCTCCTTCTGGTCCTGGGGGCTTTCGAGGGACTCACGACGCGTACCGCGACCGGCACCTCGTGA